One window from the genome of Synechococcus sp. PROS-7-1 encodes:
- a CDS encoding photosystem I reaction center subunit II PsaD, protein MTATALNGQLPQFIGSTGGLLNSAETEEKYAITWTSNSAQAFELPTGGAAMMNAGENIMYFARKEQCLALGTQLRTKFKPRIEDYKIYRIFPGGDTEYLHPSDGVFPEKVNEGRAMVGHNPRRIGQNTNPANIKFSGRNTFDA, encoded by the coding sequence ATGACAGCAACGGCGTTGAACGGACAGCTTCCCCAGTTCATCGGCAGCACCGGAGGTCTTCTTAACTCCGCTGAGACAGAAGAGAAGTACGCGATCACCTGGACGAGCAACAGCGCTCAGGCCTTCGAACTTCCCACCGGAGGCGCCGCCATGATGAACGCTGGTGAAAACATCATGTATTTCGCCCGCAAGGAGCAGTGCCTGGCGCTCGGCACCCAGCTGCGTACCAAGTTCAAGCCCCGGATCGAGGACTACAAGATCTACCGGATATTCCCCGGTGGTGACACTGAGTATCTCCATCCCAGCGATGGTGTGTTCCCTGAAAAGGTCAACGAAGGTCGGGCCATGGTGGGACACAACCCGCGGCGCATTGGCCAGAACACCAATCCAGCGAACATTAAGTTCAGCGGCCGCAACACCTTCGACGCTTGA
- a CDS encoding HAMP domain-containing histidine kinase, producing MAEGVPEGKADDAHARRLWWGALEVLQQRLLGDNSSLEGVWIAAPLPALYAPELLQRYRGWVWAPEALTLLNDLQGSTLLPSDLISAPTGAAEEPLLSHRFQRMTLRAEDSQDPFLLVITNNLQVALALQGHEGQRRLLMRSEPSLLTGVLRLVEQRLKEDDPAQAEGLHQALSDLGPLQSSGDLALHFWPELAQRLASMAPTVTLRTANESPQDAPPSHASGEIDAELSLLEAIAHEVRTPLATIRTLIRSLLRRRDLPEKAMERLQQIDTECSEQIDRFGLIFQAAELQRQPEGPSPLARTDLGAMLRLLSPIWTQQLKRRGVGFAMTVADGMPPVLSDPSRLEPMLGGLVDRCSRSLPPGSKLLLTLEPAGARLKLQLISRTPEQIAAQTIDPMPQERLGPVLSWNTDTGSLQLSQTATRRLLESLGGRVTQRRDRGLTVFFPIAEQC from the coding sequence ATGGCCGAGGGAGTGCCTGAAGGCAAGGCGGATGATGCCCATGCTCGGCGTCTCTGGTGGGGAGCGCTCGAGGTTCTGCAGCAGCGGTTGCTTGGCGATAATTCCAGCTTGGAAGGGGTGTGGATCGCAGCCCCCCTGCCGGCCCTTTACGCACCCGAGTTACTGCAGCGATACCGGGGCTGGGTGTGGGCACCTGAAGCCCTGACGCTTCTCAACGACCTTCAGGGCAGCACACTGCTTCCCTCTGATCTGATCAGCGCACCGACGGGTGCTGCAGAGGAGCCCCTCCTCAGCCACCGATTCCAGCGCATGACCCTGCGTGCCGAGGACAGCCAAGATCCTTTCCTGCTTGTGATCACCAACAACCTGCAAGTCGCGCTGGCCCTGCAGGGCCATGAAGGACAACGCAGGCTTTTGATGCGCAGCGAGCCCAGCCTTCTGACTGGGGTCCTCAGGCTGGTGGAGCAAAGGCTTAAAGAGGATGATCCGGCACAGGCCGAGGGTCTTCATCAGGCTCTGAGCGACCTCGGCCCGCTTCAGAGCAGCGGAGATCTGGCGCTTCATTTTTGGCCAGAGCTCGCCCAGCGGCTTGCGTCGATGGCTCCCACCGTGACGCTTCGAACCGCCAACGAGTCACCCCAGGACGCTCCTCCATCGCACGCCTCAGGCGAAATCGATGCCGAACTCTCTCTGTTGGAAGCGATCGCCCATGAGGTGAGAACACCCCTGGCGACAATCCGCACGCTGATCCGCTCGCTCTTGCGCCGCCGCGACCTACCTGAAAAAGCGATGGAGCGTCTTCAGCAGATTGACACCGAATGCAGCGAGCAAATCGATCGCTTCGGGCTGATCTTTCAGGCGGCGGAACTGCAAAGGCAACCCGAAGGTCCGTCGCCGCTGGCCCGAACCGATCTGGGAGCGATGTTGCGACTGCTGTCTCCGATCTGGACGCAGCAACTCAAACGCAGAGGGGTGGGCTTTGCGATGACCGTCGCCGACGGCATGCCCCCAGTGTTGAGCGATCCCAGCCGACTGGAGCCAATGCTTGGGGGCCTGGTGGATCGCTGCAGCCGCAGTCTTCCTCCAGGAAGCAAGCTGCTTCTGACCCTGGAACCCGCAGGAGCACGCCTCAAACTCCAACTGATTTCCCGCACTCCAGAACAGATCGCGGCCCAGACGATCGATCCGATGCCGCAGGAACGCTTGGGCCCCGTTCTCAGCTGGAACACCGACACCGGCAGTCTGCAGCTCAGCCAAACTGCGACCCGACGGTTGCTGGAAAGCCTCGGGGGGCGAGTGACCCAACGCCGGGACCGGGGACTCACGGTGTTCTTCCCAATTGCTGAACAATGTTGA
- the rodA gene encoding rod shape-determining protein RodA, whose amino-acid sequence MLNGLGRSGQKLFSQSGSRRRRARDRDWILWGIPLAMIAVAGLLIASTQRQANYANWYQHWITAGVGVVIALLLARLSMLRLKPLLIPIYGATVISLVAVRMIGTTALGAQRWISVGGVHVQPSEFAKLAAILLLAAVLDRHPVERPVDLLRPLAVISLPWLLVFIQPDLGTSLVFGALLLTMLYWSGMPFEWLLLLLSPLMTALLAGLFPWGLAAWIPLTLAIAYRSLPWKRVALVLVSLVQGASALITPWLWQNGLQDYQRDRLVLFLDPTKDPLGGGYHLLQSTVGIGSGGLFGTGLLQGQLTKLRFIPEQHTDFIFSALGEETGFLGTALVVVGFMLLMWRLLQVAGRARSDFESLVVIGVATMLMFQVVVNIFMTIGLGPVTGIPLPFLSYGRSAMVVNFIALGLCLSVARRSRRALVR is encoded by the coding sequence ATGCTGAACGGACTCGGCCGCAGCGGACAAAAGCTTTTCTCACAGTCCGGGAGCCGCCGCCGCCGGGCCCGCGATCGCGACTGGATTCTCTGGGGCATCCCTCTCGCCATGATTGCCGTGGCCGGTCTCCTCATCGCCAGCACGCAGCGCCAGGCCAACTACGCCAACTGGTATCAGCACTGGATCACCGCAGGTGTGGGCGTCGTGATTGCACTCCTGCTCGCGAGACTGTCGATGCTGAGGCTCAAACCCTTGCTCATTCCGATCTATGGAGCAACGGTGATCAGCCTTGTGGCGGTGCGGATGATCGGCACAACGGCTCTTGGAGCCCAGCGCTGGATCAGCGTCGGCGGCGTGCATGTGCAGCCATCGGAGTTCGCCAAGCTGGCCGCCATCCTCCTGCTGGCCGCAGTGCTGGATCGCCACCCGGTGGAACGGCCGGTGGATCTTCTCCGACCACTCGCCGTGATTTCACTTCCTTGGCTGTTGGTCTTCATCCAGCCAGATCTCGGCACCTCTCTGGTCTTCGGCGCCCTGCTGCTCACGATGCTCTATTGGTCTGGGATGCCATTTGAGTGGTTGCTCCTGCTGCTCTCACCGCTGATGACAGCACTGCTAGCAGGCCTCTTCCCCTGGGGATTGGCAGCATGGATTCCCCTGACCCTCGCGATCGCCTATCGGTCCCTGCCTTGGAAACGGGTGGCCCTCGTTCTTGTCTCCCTCGTCCAAGGGGCCTCCGCGTTAATCACTCCCTGGCTCTGGCAGAACGGATTGCAGGACTACCAGCGCGATCGTTTAGTGCTCTTTCTCGATCCCACAAAGGATCCCTTGGGTGGCGGCTATCACCTTCTCCAAAGCACGGTGGGCATCGGCTCAGGAGGACTGTTCGGCACCGGACTCCTCCAGGGACAACTCACCAAATTGCGATTCATCCCGGAACAACACACCGATTTCATCTTCAGCGCACTGGGAGAGGAAACCGGATTTCTCGGAACAGCTCTCGTCGTGGTGGGCTTCATGCTGTTGATGTGGCGGCTCCTGCAGGTGGCTGGGAGGGCACGCTCGGATTTCGAATCTCTGGTGGTCATCGGAGTCGCCACCATGCTCATGTTCCAGGTGGTGGTGAACATCTTCATGACCATCGGCCTTGGCCCCGTCACCGGGATCCCCTTGCCGTTCCTGAGTTACGGACGTAGTGCCATGGTCGTGAATTTCATCGCGCTGGGACTGTGTCTTTCGGTGGCTCGCCGCTCACGGCGCGCCTTGGTCCGTTGA
- a CDS encoding Mrp/NBP35 family ATP-binding protein: MTSAEQATQALSDLRDAGSDRSLLDLGWLDQVRISPPRAVIRLNLPGFAQGQRDRIVNDARARLLGLEGIDDVQIEVGQPPSQGGIGQAGHGQAAERQAIPGVKHVIAVSSGKGGVGKSTVAVNLACAFASQGLRVGLLDADIYGPNAPTMLGVADRTPEVSGSGDNQCMQPIETCGVAMVSMGLLIEENQPVIWRGPMLNGIIRQFLYQVNWGERDVLVVDLPPGTGDAQLSLAQAVPMAGVVIVTTPQQVALQDARRGLAMFRQMGIPVLGVVENMSAFIPPDQPEKRYALFGSGGGKTLAEAFDVPLLAEIPMEMQLQAGGDQGQPITLAQPDSISARVFIELAGRLSPVVQSGR, translated from the coding sequence ATGACCTCAGCGGAACAGGCCACTCAGGCGCTCAGCGACCTCCGTGATGCAGGTAGCGACCGCTCACTCCTGGACCTCGGCTGGCTTGATCAGGTGCGCATCTCTCCACCGCGCGCTGTGATCCGTCTGAATTTGCCTGGCTTTGCCCAGGGCCAGCGCGACCGAATCGTCAACGACGCACGCGCCCGTCTGCTGGGACTCGAGGGGATTGATGACGTGCAGATCGAGGTGGGGCAGCCTCCCTCTCAAGGCGGCATCGGCCAGGCAGGGCATGGACAAGCCGCGGAACGCCAGGCCATTCCTGGCGTGAAGCATGTGATCGCCGTGAGCAGCGGCAAGGGTGGTGTCGGCAAGAGCACCGTGGCCGTCAATCTGGCCTGCGCCTTCGCCAGCCAGGGGTTGCGGGTAGGTCTGCTGGACGCAGACATTTACGGCCCCAATGCACCCACCATGTTGGGTGTGGCCGATCGCACTCCCGAAGTCAGCGGCAGCGGGGACAACCAGTGCATGCAGCCGATCGAGACCTGTGGTGTGGCCATGGTGTCGATGGGTCTGCTGATTGAGGAGAACCAACCGGTGATCTGGCGTGGCCCGATGCTCAACGGGATCATCCGCCAGTTCCTTTATCAGGTGAATTGGGGAGAACGGGACGTGCTGGTCGTGGACCTTCCACCAGGGACCGGTGATGCCCAGCTGTCCCTCGCGCAGGCCGTTCCCATGGCAGGCGTTGTGATCGTGACAACCCCTCAGCAAGTGGCTTTGCAGGACGCCCGTCGGGGACTGGCCATGTTCCGCCAGATGGGAATCCCAGTGCTCGGTGTTGTCGAGAACATGAGCGCGTTCATCCCTCCGGATCAACCGGAAAAGCGTTACGCGCTTTTCGGGTCTGGTGGAGGTAAAACCCTGGCGGAGGCCTTCGACGTTCCCTTGCTGGCGGAAATCCCCATGGAGATGCAGCTGCAGGCCGGAGGCGATCAGGGCCAGCCGATCACCTTGGCCCAGCCTGACTCCATCAGTGCCAGGGTGTTTATCGAGCTGGCCGGTCGACTCTCGCCAGTGGTGCAGTCCGGCCGCTGA
- the hemF gene encoding oxygen-dependent coproporphyrinogen oxidase, with translation MIRSLFKRWKGQSPQDSLVSSTSEMPGERPPADSRARARALVMALQDEICAGLEQIDGSGRFQEESWERPEGGGGRSRVMREGRIFEQGGVNFSEVQGEELPPSILKQRPEAKGHPWFATGTSMVLHPRNPFVPTVHLNYRYFEAGPVWWFGGGADLTPFYPFLEDARHFHRTHQEACDSVDERLYQVFKPWCDEYFFLKHRQETRGVGGIFYDYQDGSGRLYRGQDPEGPAARKASEIGAVPLSWEQLFALAGANGRAFLPAYSPIIERRNGLSYGDRERQFQLYRRGRYVEFNLVWDRGTIFGLQTNGRTESILMSLPPLARWEYAYQPAPGSREALLTDLFTRPQDWFGDPSLEDRCRPHQAVN, from the coding sequence ATGATCCGTTCCCTGTTCAAGCGTTGGAAGGGGCAGTCACCGCAAGACAGTCTGGTGTCAAGCACCTCCGAGATGCCCGGGGAACGCCCTCCAGCCGACTCGCGTGCACGTGCGCGGGCGCTTGTGATGGCGCTTCAGGATGAGATCTGTGCTGGCTTGGAGCAGATCGATGGGTCTGGCCGCTTCCAGGAGGAGAGCTGGGAGCGGCCTGAAGGTGGTGGCGGTCGTTCCAGGGTGATGCGTGAAGGCCGGATCTTTGAGCAGGGCGGAGTGAATTTCTCCGAGGTTCAGGGTGAGGAGCTTCCTCCTTCCATCCTCAAACAGCGGCCTGAGGCCAAGGGGCATCCGTGGTTCGCCACTGGGACATCCATGGTTCTGCATCCCCGGAACCCCTTTGTGCCAACGGTTCATCTCAACTACCGCTACTTCGAGGCCGGTCCGGTGTGGTGGTTCGGAGGCGGTGCCGATCTCACTCCCTTTTATCCCTTCCTGGAGGATGCCCGTCACTTCCACCGCACCCATCAAGAGGCGTGCGATTCCGTGGATGAGCGTCTCTATCAGGTGTTCAAGCCCTGGTGTGATGAGTACTTCTTCCTCAAGCACCGTCAGGAAACAAGGGGAGTCGGAGGAATTTTCTACGACTACCAGGATGGTTCCGGACGTCTTTACCGGGGGCAGGACCCTGAAGGTCCTGCAGCGCGCAAGGCTTCGGAGATCGGCGCAGTGCCCTTGAGCTGGGAACAGCTTTTTGCACTGGCTGGTGCCAACGGACGGGCGTTTCTGCCTGCTTATTCGCCCATCATCGAGAGACGGAATGGGTTGTCCTACGGAGACCGTGAGCGCCAGTTCCAGCTGTATCGCCGGGGGCGTTACGTGGAGTTCAATCTGGTTTGGGACCGCGGCACGATCTTTGGATTGCAGACGAACGGACGCACCGAATCCATCCTGATGTCGCTTCCGCCACTGGCCCGGTGGGAGTACGCCTACCAGCCTGCTCCGGGATCCAGAGAAGCTTTGCTCACTGATCTCTTCACCCGTCCTCAGGACTGGTTCGGTGATCCTTCCCTCGAGGATCGCTGCCGCCCCCACCAAGCTGTGAATTGA
- a CDS encoding N-acetylmuramoyl-L-alanine amidase: MLLPAGLNITGLLLLLGLATAADAPRQPGDDLLTGPQVQLEATWVGRRREHQGVRILLLAGHADSQGIEGAGTSGAAVDRRGAKPMDPRMRDELFWNRKIRDAVVRQGRARALNISGYEPNALTILDENDPRTNWSVGRHHHAAGGYALEIHFDAYGPDGYGSGLIPSLRRSPSRIDESLALNFGRYPLQFRGGLGAPRRGISILEIGKLEANLEARLRDPASQDAVIEALAHRIIEAIEQGLNAPPPTLNSQLGGGGSDPRGKDHRTSPEDG, translated from the coding sequence TTGCTGCTGCCAGCAGGCCTAAACATCACAGGGCTGCTGCTTCTGCTCGGCCTGGCGACAGCGGCGGATGCACCGCGCCAGCCTGGCGACGACCTTCTCACTGGGCCTCAAGTCCAACTGGAAGCAACCTGGGTTGGGCGTCGCCGTGAACACCAGGGTGTGCGGATTCTGCTTCTTGCAGGCCATGCCGACTCTCAGGGCATCGAGGGAGCCGGCACCTCGGGTGCCGCCGTTGACCGCCGCGGTGCCAAACCCATGGATCCAAGAATGCGCGACGAGCTGTTCTGGAACCGAAAGATTCGCGACGCGGTGGTTCGCCAAGGGCGGGCACGCGCCCTCAACATCAGTGGTTACGAACCGAATGCCCTGACGATCCTTGATGAAAACGACCCACGCACCAACTGGTCAGTCGGTCGCCACCACCACGCCGCGGGTGGATATGCCCTTGAAATCCACTTCGATGCCTACGGCCCTGACGGCTACGGTTCCGGGCTGATTCCCAGCCTGAGACGCTCCCCCAGCCGCATTGATGAAAGCCTGGCCCTGAACTTCGGTCGCTACCCCCTGCAGTTTCGGGGAGGTCTTGGTGCACCAAGGCGGGGCATCAGCATCCTGGAGATCGGCAAGCTGGAAGCAAACCTCGAAGCCCGACTGCGAGATCCAGCCAGCCAGGACGCTGTGATTGAAGCGCTGGCCCACCGCATCATTGAGGCCATCGAGCAGGGGCTCAACGCTCCACCCCCCACGCTCAATTCACAGCTTGGTGGGGGCGGCAGCGATCCTCGAGGGAAGGATCACCGAACCAGTCCTGAGGACGGGTGA
- a CDS encoding cofactor assembly of complex C subunit B yields the protein MPSPQTSTLLLTLLLGIGLIFFLRAASKDRTTIVEVHSPRPPLEVLEGLDQWLKQRGWNRHGGDADRCLLEYRGRVESSSALAILLSVLGTVGAGSLGLVIRQVNPGLGWWPLFIASLGPLAGLVYTRRAQREEGLQIRLVETEDSEGSTLRLQAHRDELIALELALGGPLQLASDGALLSSPI from the coding sequence ATGCCCTCGCCTCAGACCTCCACCCTGCTCCTCACCCTCCTGCTGGGGATCGGCCTGATCTTCTTTCTCCGTGCCGCCAGCAAAGACCGAACCACGATTGTGGAGGTGCATTCACCCCGCCCACCACTGGAAGTGCTTGAGGGTCTTGATCAGTGGCTCAAGCAGCGGGGGTGGAATCGCCATGGAGGTGATGCCGACCGCTGCCTGTTGGAATACCGCGGCCGCGTCGAGAGCAGTTCTGCGCTTGCGATTCTGTTATCGGTTCTCGGCACGGTGGGAGCTGGCAGCTTGGGCCTCGTGATCCGCCAAGTGAACCCTGGGCTTGGCTGGTGGCCCTTGTTCATCGCCAGCCTCGGCCCCTTGGCAGGATTGGTTTACACCCGGAGAGCTCAGCGGGAAGAGGGCCTACAAATTCGCCTTGTCGAAACCGAAGACAGCGAAGGCAGCACCCTGCGGCTGCAAGCCCATCGCGATGAGCTGATCGCTCTTGAACTCGCCCTGGGCGGTCCACTGCAGCTGGCCAGTGATGGCGCTCTGCTCTCGTCTCCGATCTGA
- a CDS encoding PadR family transcriptional regulator, with translation MLSHRKPTRACLADIEDYFQQPPPQFLDLELAVCWVLACLLQSDSYPSGLLQRLQHDHPQLRLSETVLHQAVDFLERQEMLDCYTKRCPSRGRPRRMLHLHQDARDQAERLMKPWTRWLHEHAPITT, from the coding sequence ATGCTTTCCCACCGCAAACCCACGCGCGCCTGCCTGGCCGACATCGAGGATTACTTCCAGCAGCCACCACCGCAATTTCTGGATCTTGAGCTCGCCGTGTGCTGGGTTCTGGCCTGTCTTCTGCAAAGCGACAGCTATCCATCAGGCCTGCTCCAGCGACTCCAGCACGACCATCCCCAGCTGCGTCTCTCAGAAACGGTTCTGCATCAGGCCGTCGACTTCCTGGAACGCCAGGAGATGCTCGATTGCTACACAAAACGCTGTCCCAGCAGGGGCCGCCCCCGTCGCATGCTCCACCTCCATCAGGACGCACGCGATCAGGCCGAGCGCCTGATGAAGCCCTGGACGCGCTGGCTCCACGAGCATGCCCCAATCACCACTTAG
- a CDS encoding ribonuclease D yields the protein MAEIPSEPHAFVVLDGDLNEEWAERYAGSTALAVDTEAMGLIHGRDRLCLVQICDDNDQVACIRIALGQSEAPRLKALMEAATIEKVFHFARFDVAALATGLGIRVNPLFCTKVGSRLARTYTPRHGLKDLVMELVGVELDKQAQSSDWGRVDELTDVQLAYAANDARYLLAARRQLEVMLRREGRWELAQSCFQCIPVMSDLDRFRFVNTFEH from the coding sequence ATGGCTGAGATTCCCAGCGAGCCCCATGCCTTTGTTGTTCTCGACGGCGACTTAAACGAGGAGTGGGCGGAGCGCTACGCAGGGTCAACAGCTCTGGCCGTGGATACCGAAGCCATGGGTCTGATTCATGGTCGCGATCGGCTCTGCCTCGTTCAGATCTGTGATGACAACGATCAGGTGGCTTGCATCCGGATTGCCCTCGGGCAGTCGGAAGCTCCCCGTCTCAAAGCGCTGATGGAAGCCGCGACGATCGAGAAGGTGTTCCATTTCGCCCGGTTCGATGTCGCTGCACTAGCCACTGGGCTGGGGATCAGGGTGAATCCTCTCTTCTGCACGAAGGTCGGCAGCCGTTTGGCTCGCACCTACACCCCGCGCCACGGTTTGAAGGATCTGGTGATGGAGCTTGTGGGAGTCGAACTCGATAAACAAGCTCAAAGCAGCGATTGGGGTCGGGTTGATGAACTCACCGATGTTCAACTGGCTTATGCAGCCAACGATGCCCGATACCTGCTCGCCGCTCGGCGGCAGTTAGAGGTCATGCTGCGCCGCGAAGGGCGCTGGGAACTGGCCCAGAGTTGCTTTCAGTGCATTCCTGTGATGTCGGATCTTGATCGCTTCCGTTTCGTCAATACCTTCGAGCACTGA